The following DNA comes from Bacteroidota bacterium.
ATGCAATGAGGAAAACCGGAATTTATCTTCAGCCATTTCGAGCATTAATGATGCGGTTTGCCTGACCGACCTAAATCATCATTTGACTTTTGTGAATGAAGCATTTTTGAAACTCTATGGATATACACAGAGAGAAATAATTGGAAAGCACGTCAAAATTCTTCGCTCGTCAAGAATGGATCAGGAAACCATAAATGCAATAATGGCAACCGTAACGACGGGCGGCTTTATAGATGAGATTTGGAACAGGAAAAAAGATGGTACGGAATTTTTAGTTCAACTATCAACTGGCGTTATTAAGAACGATAAAGGAGAAACTACTGCATTTATTGGCGTTGCTAAAGATATAACAGAACGAAAAATTGCAGAAGAAAAACTTAACTTGCTTTCCGAACAGAGGAAAAAATTAGTCGAAATTTCTGAATTTTTATTTTCAACATTATCTTTGGATGAATTACTAGAAAGAGTTTTTAAATCTTTAGGCGAAGTAATTCACTACGAAGCATCCGAGCTCTATTGGTTGAACGAGGAGGAACAACTATTGGAATCAACCTTGATTCCCGGCTCAATGACTGCAGAATCCGGTTTTCAAAATTGGTCGATTCCCCCCCCCGCTCGGTTTATCCACATAGTTTACATTTAGAAAGCGATCATCTAATATGCCTCCCAATTTTATCGGATGAAAAAGTAATTGGTATTTTTGATATTTCTCGTTCTTCGCCCCCGTTTACAATAGAAGAATTTGAGTTAGTTAAGTTATTTATTAGTTATGCATCGCTCGCTATAAACAACATCCAATCATTCGAAAAAATAAAATTGTCAGAAGAGAAATACAGAAGTATTATTACGTGGGCGCCTGTCGGTATTTATCAATCGACCCTTGAAGGTAAACTACTTTCAGTCAATAAACGGTTTGCCGAAATACTCGGTTACGATACGATGGAAGAACTTCAAATCAAGAATCTAAATGATATTTACTATATAGAAAGTGAACGCTCGAAACTAATTGCCGAATATGAACCCATTGGTTTCGTATCAAATGTCGAAGTTTTATGGAAGAAGAAAGACGATTCCCCAATTTGGATTGAATTAGCAGCTCATGCAACTAAAGATGACTCCGGAAAAACTATTTACTTTGAAGGTTTTATAACCGACATTTCGGAAAGGAAAAAAGCACAAACCGATTTGCAGAAAAGCAAAAACCGCTATCAGGATTTAGTCGAAAATATAAATGATATTTATTACACGATTGATGCGAAAGGTAAATTAATCTATGGCAGTCCTAACTTGTTTATTAAAACCGGCTACTCTCCTGAAGAAATTCTTGGAAAAAATTATTTAATATTAGTTTCGAAAGAGGATAGGCATAAAATTTATGAATATTATTTGGCACGCACTTCTGACGGAACTGTTGATACAAAAGTAGAGTTCCGTGTTCAATTAAAGAACGGTAATAATGTTTGGATCGAACAATCAACACGAATTTTGAGGGATGAGCATGGTAATCTTGTAGAATATCGAGGTATTGTTCGCGAAATTGATGAAAGGAAAGCAGCAGAAGGTGCTCTTCATGAAAGCGAAGCGAAGTACAAAAAATTATTCGTTGATGATATAACGGCTGATTTTATAGCAACACCCGATGGCAAACTGCGCGCCTGCAATCCTGCTTTGGTTAGAATGTTCGCTTTCGTTTCAGAAGAAGAAGCCTTAGTTACAAATTTATCCGAATTGTTTACTACTGTAGAAAGTGCTGAGAAAGTACTGAGTTTAGTAGAGAAGCACAAGCGTCTTGAATATCACGAATTGGAAATGCGCCGCCGCAATGGCGATGCTCTGTTTATTATCGCAAATATAATAGGAAAATTCGATGAGAACAACCATCTTACTCAGTTAACCGGTTATCTGTTCGACGATACGATTCGGCACAACCTCGAACATCAGTTGCGTCAATCTCAAAAAATGGAAAGCATTGGCACACTCGCCGGTGGTATTGCTCACGATTTCAATAATGTACTCGGTGCAATTATGGGATATTCCGACCTCGCTATGGAAAAAATTTCAACCACTGATCCTCTTTCCAAGTACTTACAGAATATTCATCTGCTAACCGAACGAGGTGCACGAATAACACGACAACTTTTAGCATTTTCGCGCCGTCAAATTATCGATCCGAAAAATATCAATCTTAATATTCTGATTTCTGATTTATTGGCATTGATTGGAAAAACTATTGGTGAGGATATCGAAATTATTTTTAAACCGGAGAAAAATCTAAAAACGGTCTATGCCGACTCGGCACAAATGGAACAAGTTATACTAAATCTCTGTGTTAATGCCCGTGATGCAATGCCATTAGGCGGGAAGCTAGTTATCGAAACTAAAAATTTAGTAATAGATGAAACGTACATCCAATATAATCCCGGATTAAAAGCAGGGGAATATGTTTTACTATCTGTAAAGGATACCGGAGTCGGAATTCCTGAAAATATCCGCGAACGAATTTTTGAACCGTTCTTCACAACGAAAGAACAAGGTAAAGGCACCGGACTTGGGCTGTCGATGATTCATGGTATTCTTGGGCAGCACAATGGGTTCATTGATTTAGATAGTGAAATTAGCAATGGAACAACTTTTAAAATATATATACCAGCTAGCGAGGTCAAGCCGGATATCGCTAAAACAGAATTTGTAAATTCGAATCCTACAGGTAACGAAACTATACTTGTCGTTGAAGACGATGCCGATATGCGTGAGATGATAAGTTCACTTTTAGGAATGATGGGTTACAAAATTATTTCGGCATCAGACGGTGAAGTGGGGATTGCTAAGTTTAATGAAAATATCACAAAAATTAATCTTATCGTGTCGGATGTAATTATGCCGAGAAAAGGGGGGAAAGAGTTATACGATTATGTGAAGAAGAAACTGCCTAATATCGGTTTTCTGTTCATCAGCGGTTATACTGCCGATGCTCTACATAAAAATTTTATTTTGGATGAGAAAATTAACTTCTTATCCAAACCGTTCAGTCCGAATGAAATAATTAATAAAGTAAGAGAAATTTTGGACAGCGTTTAAAACCAAAAACCCCCGATTCCATTTTGAAAACGGGGTTTTTTCATTTTTAGTGTTTGATACGTTACATATTATTTATAATCGCATCACCAAACTCGGAGCACTTTACTTCTTTCGCGCCTTCCATCAATCGTGCGAAATCGTATGTTACAACTTTCGATTTGATTGCGTTGTTTAGTCCTTTGAGAATTAAATCGGCAGCTTCTTCCCAGCCCATATAGCGTAACATCATCTCGCCACTTAATATTACTGAACCCGGATTAACTTTGTCGAGGTTAGCATACTTTGGTGCAGTTCCGTGTGTTGCTTCGAATACTGCATGTCCCGTAACGTAGTTAATATTTCCACCTGGTGCAATACCGATTCCACCCACCTGCGCTGCGAGTGCATCGCTCAAATAATCTCCGTTCAAGTTTAGAGTTGCAATAACGTCGAAATCTTCCGGTCGAGTTAGAACTTGTTGTAAAGTAATATCTGCGATTGCGTCCTTAACTAAAACTTTGCCGGAGGCAAGTGCTGCTTTTTGTTCGGCGTTTGCTGCGTCTTCGCTTTTATCTTTCTTAGTTTGTTCCCACTGCATCCATGTGTAAACTTTGTCTCCGAATTCTCTTTCGGCTAATGCGTAACCCCAATCGCGGAAAGCGCCCTCAGTGAATTTCATTATATTGCCCTTGTGAACAAAGGTGACGGATTTACGTTTCTGCTCGATTGCATACTTGATCGCGGCGCGTATGAGTCGTTCGGATCCGTAATTAGAAACCGGTTTGAATCCAACGCCAACTTGTATCGATGAATCGGTTTGCGATATGCCGGCAAGCTTCTGCCAGTCTGTTATTTTTGCGTTCTTTCCGAAGCGAATCTTCTTGAACATATCGGGAAATTCTTTTTCAATAAAGTCGAGAACCTTTTGTGATTCGGGTGTACCGGCTGCGAATTCAATTCCTGCGTAAATATCTTCGGTGTTCTCGCGGAAGATTACCATGTTCACCAACTCAGGTCTTTTTACCGGCGAAGGAACGCCTTGGAAATACTGTACCGGTCGCAAGCAGACATAAAGGTCAAGCATCTGCCGGAGAGCGACATTTAATGAACGGATACCGCCGCCAATGGGTGTTGTTAAAGGTCCTTTAATGCCGATTAAAAATTCTCTGAATGCATCCACAGTTTCGTCGGGCAACCACGAGTTGAATTGTTTGAAAGATTTTTCACCTGCGTACACTTCCATCCATGCGATTTTCTTTTTTCCGCTATAAGCTTTTTGTACTGCTGCATCCAGCACTCGAATTGATGTGCGCCAGATATCCACACCTGTACCATCGCCTTCAATGAAAGGGATGATAGGATAATCAGGGACGTTCAATTTTCCATTATGGATTGAAATCTTCTGACCATTTTCAGGAACTTTTAATATTTGATAATTTGACATAAAATCTCCATAAATATTTATTTACTGTTATCTATAAAAAAAACTTACCCACTCAAGCAGAAAATAAGCAAAAGTTGAGTGGGTAAACTATTGGTTTCAAGAATAAGAATTAATCTTCCCCTTGGGCTTTAGTAAATCCCAAAGCACCATCGAATTCGTGCAATTTTTCGATGTGGGTCCACTTATGCTTTGTGATGATAATTTTCAGAAGTTCCAAAAGTTCTGGATCGGATAAACTGTTTTCAGGATTTTTTAAAATAAAGCGGCACCGGTATTGATCGACACAATCGGTAATGGCTCCGGTTGGAGGGTAAACTTTCGTCCCGCGGTTAGATACCATTTTCAATTTTAAAGCTGTCGGCTGTGATAACACTTCCATGCTTTTACCGATTTGGTCAGGGCTTAAATTTGTTTCAACAAAAATATCGGTTCCTACAATGCGCCGTGATTTAGGTTTTACAAAATCCAAGTCGCTTGAAATATTCCACATCTTAATCGGCTTGTGGTCGCGAACTCGCCACTTTTCCGATTTACGTCCGAAGTTTTTAATGATTTCATCAGTGTACACACTGGTCGGCGTTCCTTTATCGTATCCGACTACATCACCTGTTTTAACTTTACCTTCTTCTAAAGTTACTAAAACAGCATGTTCAATCATTGCGGCGGCATCGAATTCATCTAAATATCTCAACATCATTACAGCCGACATTAGAACAGCAGTTGGATTGATAACGTTTTTACCCGCATACTTAGGTGCTGAACCATGGACTGCTTCAAATATTGCAACTTCATTACCGAGATTTGCTGAGGGTGCAAATCCTAGTCCACCTATTAATGCCGATGTTAAGTCGCTGATTATATCTCCGTTCATATTCGTGGTTACGATAACATCGAACTG
Coding sequences within:
- a CDS encoding PAS domain S-box protein, with product MVDSPPRSVYPHSLHLESDHLICLPILSDEKVIGIFDISRSSPPFTIEEFELVKLFISYASLAINNIQSFEKIKLSEEKYRSIITWAPVGIYQSTLEGKLLSVNKRFAEILGYDTMEELQIKNLNDIYYIESERSKLIAEYEPIGFVSNVEVLWKKKDDSPIWIELAAHATKDDSGKTIYFEGFITDISERKKAQTDLQKSKNRYQDLVENINDIYYTIDAKGKLIYGSPNLFIKTGYSPEEILGKNYLILVSKEDRHKIYEYYLARTSDGTVDTKVEFRVQLKNGNNVWIEQSTRILRDEHGNLVEYRGIVREIDERKAAEGALHESEAKYKKLFVDDITADFIATPDGKLRACNPALVRMFAFVSEEEALVTNLSELFTTVESAEKVLSLVEKHKRLEYHELEMRRRNGDALFIIANIIGKFDENNHLTQLTGYLFDDTIRHNLEHQLRQSQKMESIGTLAGGIAHDFNNVLGAIMGYSDLAMEKISTTDPLSKYLQNIHLLTERGARITRQLLAFSRRQIIDPKNINLNILISDLLALIGKTIGEDIEIIFKPEKNLKTVYADSAQMEQVILNLCVNARDAMPLGGKLVIETKNLVIDETYIQYNPGLKAGEYVLLSVKDTGVGIPENIRERIFEPFFTTKEQGKGTGLGLSMIHGILGQHNGFIDLDSEISNGTTFKIYIPASEVKPDIAKTEFVNSNPTGNETILVVEDDADMREMISSLLGMMGYKIISASDGEVGIAKFNENITKINLIVSDVIMPRKGGKELYDYVKKKLPNIGFLFISGYTADALHKNFILDEKINFLSKPFSPNEIINKVREILDSV
- a CDS encoding PAS domain S-box protein, whose translation is MKIKAAENIFNLFDDAVLVADSSGKVIYGNNALFEMFKTKKADVFGKNVYEWKNGRLKQLESIVSKILSQKIIVKDFELQLPDFTNKVIKVNVREESDIIKPGSNILFVFREIGDKQCNEENRNLSSAISSINDAVCLTDLNHHLTFVNEAFLKLYGYTQREIIGKHVKILRSSRMDQETINAIMATVTTGGFIDEIWNRKKDGTEFLVQLSTGVIKNDKGETTAFIGVAKDITERKIAEEKLNLLSEQRKKLVEISEFLFSTLSLDELLERVFKSLGEVIHYEASELYWLNEEEQLLESTLIPGSMTAESGFQNWSIPPPARFIHIVYI
- a CDS encoding NADP-dependent isocitrate dehydrogenase, whose protein sequence is MKYRTKNGKKLVTLIPGDGIGPECVHSTTKIIEATGVAIEWEEHNAGESVFRKGVESGVPKDTIDSIMHTRVALKGPLETPVGFGEKSANVTLRKLFETFGNIRPARELPGITTPYSGRGIDLVVVRENVEDLYAGIEHMQTPGVAQCLKVISRKGCEKIVRLAFEFARSEGRKKVHCATKSNIMKLTEGLLKKTFEEIAPEYPDIESNHIIIDNCAHQLVKKPEQFDVIVTTNMNGDIISDLTSALIGGLGFAPSANLGNEVAIFEAVHGSAPKYAGKNVINPTAVLMSAVMMLRYLDEFDAAAMIEHAVLVTLEEGKVKTGDVVGYDKGTPTSVYTDEIIKNFGRKSEKWRVRDHKPIKMWNISSDLDFVKPKSRRIVGTDIFVETNLSPDQIGKSMEVLSQPTALKLKMVSNRGTKVYPPTGAITDCVDQYRCRFILKNPENSLSDPELLELLKIIITKHKWTHIEKLHEFDGALGFTKAQGED
- the icd gene encoding NADP-dependent isocitrate dehydrogenase, whose protein sequence is MSNYQILKVPENGQKISIHNGKLNVPDYPIIPFIEGDGTGVDIWRTSIRVLDAAVQKAYSGKKKIAWMEVYAGEKSFKQFNSWLPDETVDAFREFLIGIKGPLTTPIGGGIRSLNVALRQMLDLYVCLRPVQYFQGVPSPVKRPELVNMVIFRENTEDIYAGIEFAAGTPESQKVLDFIEKEFPDMFKKIRFGKNAKITDWQKLAGISQTDSSIQVGVGFKPVSNYGSERLIRAAIKYAIEQKRKSVTFVHKGNIMKFTEGAFRDWGYALAEREFGDKVYTWMQWEQTKKDKSEDAANAEQKAALASGKVLVKDAIADITLQQVLTRPEDFDVIATLNLNGDYLSDALAAQVGGIGIAPGGNINYVTGHAVFEATHGTAPKYANLDKVNPGSVILSGEMMLRYMGWEEAADLILKGLNNAIKSKVVTYDFARLMEGAKEVKCSEFGDAIINNM